A region from the Desulfitobacterium dehalogenans ATCC 51507 genome encodes:
- the rd gene encoding rubredoxin, whose translation MKKYVCSICQYVYDPEVGDPDSGVAPGTAFEDIPDDWVCPTCGVGKDQFEVYEG comes from the coding sequence ATGAAAAAGTATGTATGCAGCATCTGTCAGTATGTCTATGATCCTGAAGTAGGAGATCCGGATTCCGGAGTAGCGCCTGGTACAGCTTTTGAGGATATCCCGGATGATTGGGTATGCCCCACCTGCGGCGTAGGCAAAGATCAGTTTGAAGTATACGAAGGATAA
- a CDS encoding PspA/IM30 family protein, with protein sequence MSILARFKEIMSSNINALLDKVEDPEKMIDQCLRNLNSDLGKVKSETATIMAEEQRAKRELDECTEDIAKMQSYAVKALEANNEVDAKKFLEHKASLNSKLAGLQEAYNLAQANAAHMREMHDKLVSDIGELESRRDMIKGKLAAAKTQDRMNKMMSSVSDANASIAGFERYEALADKALDKAKAMAELNKSSQSSIKDLAAKYDAQPDASIDDELAALKASLNK encoded by the coding sequence ATGAGTATTCTGGCGAGATTTAAAGAGATTATGTCAAGCAATATCAACGCCCTGCTTGATAAAGTGGAAGATCCGGAAAAGATGATTGATCAGTGTCTACGGAACCTGAACAGCGATCTGGGCAAGGTCAAATCGGAAACCGCCACCATTATGGCGGAGGAACAGCGCGCTAAAAGAGAACTGGATGAATGCACTGAAGACATTGCAAAAATGCAGTCTTATGCTGTCAAGGCGTTGGAAGCGAACAACGAAGTGGATGCAAAAAAGTTTCTGGAGCATAAGGCCTCTTTGAATTCCAAGCTGGCCGGGCTGCAGGAAGCGTACAATCTTGCTCAGGCGAACGCTGCCCACATGCGGGAAATGCATGATAAGCTGGTTTCGGATATCGGTGAGCTTGAGTCCCGAAGAGATATGATTAAGGGCAAGCTGGCCGCCGCGAAGACCCAGGACCGCATGAACAAAATGATGTCCTCGGTCTCGGATGCCAACGCTTCAATCGCCGGCTTTGAGCGGTATGAGGCACTGGCGGACAAGGCCCTGGATAAGGCTAAAGCCATGGCTGAGCTGAACAAGTCATCGCAGTCTTCCATTAAGGATCTGGCGGCAAAATATGATGCACAGCCTGATGCCAGCATTGATGATGAGCTTGCTGCATTAAAAGCCAGCTTAAATAAGTAA
- a CDS encoding TFIIB-type zinc ribbon-containing protein, with protein sequence MVVHYKCPNCGADMAFDSTSGMLHCDSCGTNQSIEDIQKQGDAQNQGAASSRGHTPWNEDEVNQYHCQNCGAVLMTDKDTVATSCSFCGAAVVLNDRLKGSLAPAKVIPFSIGRQQAQEAFKKWCRKGLLTPKELMSANRIKSITGIYVPFWLYDLNGWGEATAECTKVRVYSDADYTYTETSFFHVHRAVDLNYSQVPVDASQKMDDALMDKLEPYDYGNLKDFRMPYLAGFLAEKYDYDNRDLFPRVRTRVERYVSDYISSTISGYTTTNFISKNINIIEKKADYALFPVWMVRYDYGQKEYVFAMNGQTGKIVGKPPLSPGKIAAWFASISTASFVIIKIIAMLMEGGVL encoded by the coding sequence ATGGTCGTACATTATAAATGCCCGAATTGCGGAGCCGATATGGCATTTGACAGTACAAGCGGTATGCTGCATTGTGACAGCTGCGGCACAAACCAGAGCATCGAAGATATACAAAAGCAGGGAGATGCTCAAAACCAAGGAGCTGCATCCTCCAGAGGACACACCCCTTGGAACGAGGACGAAGTCAATCAATACCACTGCCAGAATTGCGGCGCAGTGCTGATGACCGACAAAGATACTGTAGCAACTTCGTGCAGCTTTTGCGGTGCGGCAGTTGTTTTGAATGACCGCCTTAAAGGCAGTCTTGCCCCCGCAAAGGTCATTCCCTTTTCGATCGGCCGCCAGCAGGCCCAGGAGGCCTTTAAAAAATGGTGCCGAAAGGGTTTGCTCACGCCCAAGGAGCTGATGTCTGCCAACCGCATCAAGAGCATCACCGGCATCTATGTGCCCTTCTGGCTGTATGATCTCAATGGTTGGGGGGAAGCCACGGCGGAATGCACCAAGGTGAGGGTTTACTCGGACGCTGACTATACCTACACGGAAACCAGCTTTTTTCATGTGCACCGCGCTGTTGACCTGAATTATAGTCAAGTACCTGTGGATGCCTCGCAGAAAATGGACGATGCTCTGATGGATAAGCTGGAACCCTATGATTATGGTAACTTAAAGGATTTCAGGATGCCCTATCTAGCCGGTTTTCTCGCTGAAAAGTATGACTATGACAACCGGGATCTGTTCCCCCGGGTGCGCACCAGAGTGGAGCGCTATGTTTCCGATTATATCAGCTCCACGATTAGCGGTTATACCACCACCAACTTTATCAGCAAGAATATCAACATTATTGAAAAAAAGGCCGATTACGCCCTTTTCCCCGTGTGGATGGTTCGGTATGACTATGGACAAAAGGAATATGTCTTTGCCATGAACGGCCAGACCGGCAAAATCGTCGGTAAGCCCCCCCTCAGTCCGGGAAAAATTGCAGCATGGTTCGCCAGCATCAGCACAGCATCCTTTGTCATCATAAAAATCATTGCCATGTTGATGGAAGGAGGGGTTTTATAA
- a CDS encoding TPM domain-containing protein, protein MGKRAVKLALLLVIMLYAVCPTGVTAALQEQRVFDSAQLFTEDERASLEETSKQYGSESDIDIVIVTTNDLGEKTPQLYLEEFYDANGADENGVYRSAALLLLNMTPGARSVEIQGYGRLQTYLNNQRIESILDDITPLLADGNYYDAMLGYIEQAASYMQQEVQGSPGVNPGGSTHYDPPRSEGTGYTEQEDSIFFNTLFQLSLAVVIGAAVVSIMAARSGGRVTTNNRTYLDPAHSRLLAHSDQYIRTSVTKVRRPKKDEHNNNSGFGGGGGGFGGGGISPGGHSHSGGGRSF, encoded by the coding sequence ATGGGAAAAAGAGCGGTAAAGCTTGCTCTACTTTTGGTCATCATGCTGTATGCCGTCTGTCCGACCGGCGTGACGGCAGCCTTGCAGGAGCAAAGGGTTTTTGATAGCGCACAGCTTTTCACTGAAGATGAGCGCGCATCGCTGGAGGAAACCAGCAAGCAATACGGTTCGGAAAGCGACATCGATATTGTCATTGTGACAACGAATGATCTGGGCGAAAAAACCCCGCAGCTCTATCTGGAGGAGTTCTATGATGCCAACGGGGCCGATGAGAACGGCGTGTACCGTTCGGCGGCGCTGCTGCTGCTCAATATGACACCCGGTGCGCGCAGTGTGGAAATTCAAGGCTATGGCAGGTTGCAAACCTATCTGAACAATCAACGGATCGAATCTATCTTGGATGACATTACGCCGCTGCTTGCTGACGGAAATTACTATGACGCCATGCTCGGATATATTGAACAGGCTGCTTCTTATATGCAGCAGGAGGTCCAAGGTTCCCCCGGCGTAAACCCTGGCGGCTCTACCCACTATGACCCGCCCAGGAGCGAAGGTACCGGATATACTGAACAGGAGGACTCGATCTTCTTCAATACCCTTTTCCAGCTTAGCCTGGCGGTGGTGATCGGTGCTGCAGTGGTGAGCATAATGGCTGCCCGCTCCGGCGGCAGGGTCACGACCAACAATCGCACCTATCTTGACCCTGCACATTCCCGTCTTCTCGCGCACAGTGACCAGTATATCCGAACCTCCGTTACCAAAGTAAGACGGCCGAAAAAGGACGAGCACAATAACAACAGCGGCTTTGGTGGTGGCGGAGGCGGCTTCGGCGGCGGAGGGATCTCTCCGGGAGGTCATTCCCACAGCGGCGGCGGTCGAAGCTTCTAA
- a CDS encoding SPFH domain-containing protein has protein sequence MGFFSGQFSNVVEWEEFREDMIFWKWHNREIKRGSKLIIRPGQDAIFLFNGRIEGIFKDEGDYDIESQIVPFLSTLKGFKFGFNSGMRAEVLFVNTKEFTVKWGTKSAINIPVPQLPGGMPIRANGTFTFKVNDYVKLIDKIAGVKDSFLVEDVKLRIMAMLDQLLMKWIVKEGKDMFNLQSNSFAIANCLKTDLDMQIYDMGITVTEFTIMSFTYPEEIQQMIAKTASHTMIGDMGRYQQVSVLDGISGGRGQGGSAASDMAGMVIGMQMANEMMRDMSNPKQEQVQEKDSSAPKGGSEPGLKKPNFCPNCGQKTEGANFCSNCGQKLV, from the coding sequence ATGGGATTTTTTTCCGGACAGTTTTCCAATGTTGTGGAGTGGGAAGAATTTCGCGAGGACATGATCTTCTGGAAATGGCACAACCGCGAAATCAAAAGAGGCAGTAAGCTGATTATTCGCCCGGGACAGGACGCTATTTTCCTTTTTAACGGCAGGATAGAAGGCATTTTTAAGGACGAAGGAGATTATGACATCGAGTCCCAGATTGTCCCGTTTTTGTCCACCCTCAAGGGATTTAAATTCGGGTTCAATTCGGGGATGCGCGCAGAGGTTCTGTTTGTCAATACCAAGGAATTCACGGTAAAATGGGGTACCAAAAGTGCCATCAACATTCCGGTGCCGCAGCTTCCCGGTGGCATGCCCATCCGCGCTAACGGAACGTTCACTTTCAAGGTCAATGATTATGTTAAATTGATTGATAAAATTGCAGGCGTAAAGGATTCGTTTCTGGTCGAGGATGTCAAGCTTCGCATCATGGCGATGCTTGACCAGCTTCTGATGAAATGGATTGTCAAGGAAGGCAAGGATATGTTCAATCTACAGTCCAACTCCTTCGCTATTGCCAACTGCCTGAAAACTGATCTGGATATGCAGATTTATGATATGGGCATCACGGTAACCGAGTTTACCATCATGAGCTTTACCTATCCGGAAGAAATTCAGCAGATGATTGCAAAAACCGCATCCCATACCATGATTGGTGATATGGGACGCTATCAGCAGGTGTCCGTGCTGGACGGAATTTCCGGCGGGAGAGGACAAGGCGGCAGCGCCGCATCCGATATGGCCGGCATGGTCATCGGGATGCAGATGGCCAATGAAATGATGCGGGATATGAGCAATCCCAAGCAGGAACAGGTACAAGAGAAGGACAGCTCCGCGCCGAAGGGTGGCAGCGAACCCGGTTTAAAAAAGCCGAACTTCTGCCCGAACTGCGGACAAAAGACCGAGGGCGCTAACTTTTGCTCCAACTGCGGTCAGAAGTTGGTCTGA